One part of the Oncorhynchus clarkii lewisi isolate Uvic-CL-2024 chromosome 7, UVic_Ocla_1.0, whole genome shotgun sequence genome encodes these proteins:
- the LOC139414238 gene encoding transmembrane protein 51-like, translating to MCTSGVPASSSHGVSRSGSSYALCALGVGLIALGIVMIVWSMVPRDATQTTKTPGNSSITVPADHGEDGDGEEDKEAAKTLSIAYVLVGAGVAMLLLSICLGVRNKRRKHQRRQETRAVGVRFVDHVAGEAGENLDEPVPVYNVPSYEEAVTSGQFPIRQSNLRQSNSQLPSYEDLICAVENEGEGPSAAPVKEAHPSSPTPEPQPAAAANPHSSSRASRILRPNRVRRIKSEKLHLKDFRFNIRNPTDAKVTIEPITPPPQYDGKIPEF from the exons ATGTGTACCAGTGGTGTTCCAGCCAGCTCCAGCCATGGGGTCAGCCGGTCGGGCTCCTCGTATGCCCTGTGTGCCCTTGGGGTGGGGCTCATAGCCCTGGGCATCGTCATGATTGTGTGGTCAATGGTTCCCAGGGATGCTACCCAGACAACCAAGACTCCAGGCAACTCCAGTATAACAGTGCCAGCAGACCATGGTGAGGATGGGGATGGCGAGGAAGACAAGGAAGCAGCGAAGACCTTATCAATAGCCTATGTGCTGGTGGGGGCAGgggtggccatgctgctgctgtCTATCTGCCTGGGGGTGAGGAACAAGCGGAGGAAGCACCAGAGAAGACAGGAGACACGGGCCGTAGGAGTCCGCTTCGTGGACCATGTGGCTGGGGAGGCAGGAGAGAA TTTAGATGAGCCAGTCCCAGTCTACAACGTGCCCAGCTATGAGGAGGCGGTCACCAGTGGCCAGTTCCCCATCCGCCAGAGCAACTTACGCCAGAGCAACTCCCAGCTGCCTTCCTACGAGGACCTCATCTGTGCTGTGGAAAACGAGGGGGAGGGACCAAGTGCTGCCCCAGTTAAGGAGGCTCATCCTAGCAGTCCCACTCCTGAGCCCCAGCCCGCTGCTGCAGCCAACCCCCACAGCAGTAGCCGGGCCAGCCGGATACTACGGCCCAACAGGGTACGCAGAATCAAGTCTGAGAAACTCCATCTGAAGGACTTTCGTTTTAACATTCGCAACCCTACTGATGCGAAGGTGACCATTGAACCAATCACTCCGCCACCACAGTACGACGGCAAGATACCTGAGTTCTGA